DNA sequence from the Streptomyces tsukubensis genome:
CTCACAGGGTATCGGGGGCGGGCGGCGGCGGAACCAGGGTGTACGGAGGGTGACATCCGCTTTGATCGCCGTTGATCGTTTTGCGGCTTGTTTCCACCGCTCGGCAACCTCTTCTGTATCTTCTTGCCCACGGGTCGGGTCCATCGACGGCGATGTCCCCGGGCATGCGGCACGACCGCTGGTTAGCATGATTGAAATGACGCTGTCAACGAGACGGGACTGAGCTCTCACTATGGGTGAACGCGGCGGAGCGTTGCGTGGGCAGCTGCACCAACTGGTGCGCGAGGTCGCCAAATTCGGGGCGGTCGGGGGCCTCGGGGTCCTGGTCAACCTCGCGGTCTTCAACCTCGTCAGGCAGACCACCGAGATCCCGGTGGTGCGGGCGTCGATCATCGCCACGGTGGTCGCGATCGCCTTCAACTACGTGGGCTTCCGCTACTTCACGTACCGGGACCGCGACAAGACCGGGCGCACCCGGGAGCTCTCCCTCTTCCTGCTGTTCAGCGTGATCGGTCTGGTCATCGAGAACGGCATCCTCTACGCGGCGACGTACGGCTTCGACTGGGACGGGCCGCTGCAGAGCAACTTCTTCAAGTTCTTCGGCATCGGGGTCGCGACGATGTTCCGCTTCTGGTCGTACCGGACGTGGGTCTTCCGGCACCAGCCGGAGCCGGTCGCGGTGGCGGAAGCCGCGGCGGAGGCGCCGGCGGGTGCGGAGACGGTACTGGCGCCGCCTCCGGGTGTACGGTCCGCCGCGCCGGGGCGGTCCTCGGCGGACCGGCTGGCGCCGCGGCGCTGACGAGCGCGGTTCGGTGGCGGCGGGGGCCGGGGGCGGCTCAGCGGACCGTGGGGGGCTCGTCCTCCTGCTTGCGCGCCACCCGGCTCAGGAAGAGCGCGAAGACCGGCGGATGCTGCTGGAGCAGCTCCAGCCGGCCGCCGTCCGCCTCCGCGAGGTCCCGGGCCACGGCCAGGCCGATGCCCGTCGAGTTCCGGCCGCTGATCGTCCGCTCGAAGATCCGCGCGCCCAGGTCGGCGGGCACCCCGGGGCCTTCGTCGGTCACTTCGATCACGGCCTGGTTCCCGACCACGCGGGTACGGATCGCGACCGTACCGCCACCGTGCATCAGTGAGTTCTCGATGAGTGCCGCGAGCACCTGCGCGACCGCGCCCGGCGTACCGACCGCGCGCATGCCCGTGCGGCCGGAGCGGACCACGGCGCGGCCCGCACTGCGGTAGGCGGGGCGCCACTCTTCGATCTGCTGTTTGACGACCTCGTCGAGGTCGAAGGCGAGCGCGGAGCCCTCCCGTGGATCCCGCGCATTGGTCAGCAGCCGCTCCACGACGTCCGTCAGCCGCTCCACCTGCGTCAGCGCGATGCTCGCCTCCTCCTTCACGGTGTCCGGGTCGTCGGTCGCGGAGATCTCCTCCAGCCGCATCGACAGCGCGGTCAGGGGGGTGCGGAGCTGATGGGAGGCGTCCGCGGCGAGACGGCGCTCGGCGGTCAGCATCCGGGCGATCCGCTCGGCACTGGAGTCCAGCACATCGGCCACCCGGTCCAGCTCGGGAACGCCGTACCGCCGGTGGCGGGGGCGGGGGTCACCGGAGCCGAGCCGTTCGGCGGTCTCCGCGAGATCCGTCAGCGGGGAGGCGAGCCGGTCCGCCTGGCGTACGGCGAGCACCACGGCGGCGACCACGGCGAGCATCGCAACGGCGCCGGTGATCAGGAGGGTACGGCCGACCTCCTCGTAGACCGCGGAGTACGGCTCCTCGACGGTGACGGTCTGGCCGTGCTCGCCCGACACCTCGGCGCGGATGACCCGGCCGGACGGCTTCTTGCCCACGGCGAAGGGGGCCTGGCCGGAGAGCTCGATGACCGCGTACCGCTCGATACGGCTCTGCTCCTCGACGATCTCGGGCGTGATCGTCTGCTCCTCGATGATCTTGCTGTCGAGGAAGCTGACGAGCTGGACCGCTTCGGCTTCGACGGACTGCTCGGCGGTGGAGGTGATGGTGCGGGTCTCGACGAGGACGAGGGAGACGCCGAAGACGGCGATGACGACGAGGACGACGGCGAGGGTCGAGTTGATCAGTCGTCGACGCACGGTGCCCTCCGGGCGGGTCGTGGTTTCAAGGGCCGGGCCCCCGAGACCCTATCCCTCCGGGGGTGGGGGTGGGGCTTGCTTGTGGGGGTGCGCCGAACCCCACGAGGGGGCGTTGCCTGCCGGGGCGCGGGCGCCTGGTCGGCGGGAGGCGTCCGGCCGGGGTCTGTCGATCGCCGGCTGACCGCCGCGGGGTGCCGGCGCACCTGGGCCGGCGGCGTGGGGCGGCGAGCGCCCGGCCGCGAGCGGTCCGCTGCCGACCGCCGAGCCGCCGGTGGGTTGCTCGCGCAGTTCCTCGCGCCCCTGATTGGCCCCCTGCGCCTGGCGGCGCGGGGACCCCGGCTCCTCAACGGGCACGGAGAGCCCCGTTGGGGGCGCTGGGGGTCCCCCATTGCCGAAGGCATAGGGGGCGGAACTGCGCGACCAGCCACCCGGAACGGTTGGGCGGCAACGGTCAGCTCCCGGCCGGGCGCTCGCCGCCCCCGTCACGGGCCCGGGGCGCAGAAGCCCCCATGGCGCGGCGTGGCGGACCCTGAGCCGGGGGCCCTGCCGGGCGGGCTAGTTCTTCTCGAAGCGGAAGCCCACGCCACGGACCGTCGCGATGTAGCGCGGATTCGCCGCGTCGTCGCCCAGCTTCTTGCGGAGCCACGAGATGTGCATGTCCAGGGTCTTGGTGGACGACCACCACGTGGTGTCCCAGACCTCGCGCATCAGCTGGTCGCGGGTGACGACGCGGCCCGCGTCGCGGACCAGGACGCGGAGGAGGTCGAACTCCTTGGCGGT
Encoded proteins:
- a CDS encoding GtrA family protein, translating into MGERGGALRGQLHQLVREVAKFGAVGGLGVLVNLAVFNLVRQTTEIPVVRASIIATVVAIAFNYVGFRYFTYRDRDKTGRTRELSLFLLFSVIGLVIENGILYAATYGFDWDGPLQSNFFKFFGIGVATMFRFWSYRTWVFRHQPEPVAVAEAAAEAPAGAETVLAPPPGVRSAAPGRSSADRLAPRR
- a CDS encoding ATP-binding protein, with the translated sequence MRRRLINSTLAVVLVVIAVFGVSLVLVETRTITSTAEQSVEAEAVQLVSFLDSKIIEEQTITPEIVEEQSRIERYAVIELSGQAPFAVGKKPSGRVIRAEVSGEHGQTVTVEEPYSAVYEEVGRTLLITGAVAMLAVVAAVVLAVRQADRLASPLTDLAETAERLGSGDPRPRHRRYGVPELDRVADVLDSSAERIARMLTAERRLAADASHQLRTPLTALSMRLEEISATDDPDTVKEEASIALTQVERLTDVVERLLTNARDPREGSALAFDLDEVVKQQIEEWRPAYRSAGRAVVRSGRTGMRAVGTPGAVAQVLAALIENSLMHGGGTVAIRTRVVGNQAVIEVTDEGPGVPADLGARIFERTISGRNSTGIGLAVARDLAEADGGRLELLQQHPPVFALFLSRVARKQEDEPPTVR